A single Yersinia hibernica DNA region contains:
- a CDS encoding IS1 family transposase (programmed frameshift), producing the protein MAKIDVVCPRCSETHGVIRNGHSGSGAQLYRCNQCLKTFQLSYRYNGAKPETHQAIVDMAMNGSGCRDTARVLRISLNTVLRHLKNFTPHQVAQNVEPSAEVVICCEADEQWSYVRCKGNQRWLFYAYDRIRKRVIAHVFGPRNALTLKRLLVLLSQFSIAFYMTDAWPVYRTLLSSTSHVISKKYTQRIERHNLNLRTHLKRLARKTICFSKSEEMHDKIIGWYLTINHYH; encoded by the exons ATGGCAAAGATTGATGTGGTTTGTCCTCGCTGTTCTGAAACTCATGGGGTTATCCGAAACGGCCACTCCGGCTCAGGGGCGCAGCTCTATCGCTGTAACCAATGCCTGAAGACCTTCCAGCTCAGCTATCGCTACAACGGAGCTAAACCCGAAACCCATCAGGCCATCGTTGATATGGCGATGAACGGCTCCGGATGCCGCGATACAGCACGGGTTCTACGGATAAGCCTCAATACCGTTCTGCGTCATCTAAAAAACT TTACGCCGCACCAGGTAGCGCAAAACGTAGAGCCTAGCGCAGAGGTGGTTATCTGCTGTGAAGCCGATGAGCAGTGGTCATATGTCCGCTGTAAAGGCAATCAACGCTGGCTGTTTTATGCCTATGACCGCATCCGAAAGCGCGTTATCGCCCATGTATTTGGCCCGCGAAATGCTTTGACATTAAAGCGTCTTCTGGTTTTGCTGAGCCAGTTTAGCATTGCCTTCTACATGACCGATGCCTGGCCGGTATACCGCACTTTATTGTCCTCAACCAGTCATGTTATCAGCAAGAAATACACCCAGAGGATAGAGCGACATAATCTGAACTTGCGAACCCATCTCAAACGGTTAGCCCGCAAGACTATCTGCTTCTCAAAATCAGAAGAAATGCACGATAAGATCATCGGATGGTATCTGACAATTAACCATTACCACTAA
- a CDS encoding recombinase family protein produces MLIGYMRVSKADGSQTTDLQRDALIAAGTNTAHIYEDMASGRRDDRPGLTACLKALREGDTLMVWKLDRLGRDLRHLINTVHDLTVRRVGLKVLAGHGAAIDTTTAAGKLVFGIFAALAEFERELISERTVAGLASARARGRSGGRPFKMTTAKLRLAMAAVGKPETKINELCKELGITRQTLYRHISPDGQLRTDGIKLLSKI; encoded by the coding sequence ATGTTAATTGGTTATATGCGGGTATCGAAGGCAGACGGGTCACAGACGACGGACTTGCAGCGCGATGCGCTCATCGCTGCTGGCACCAACACCGCACATATCTATGAGGATATGGCTTCGGGTAGGCGCGATGATCGCCCTGGATTGACTGCCTGCCTGAAAGCACTCCGCGAAGGAGACACTCTGATGGTATGGAAACTCGACCGTCTCGGTCGAGACCTACGCCATCTCATCAATACAGTACATGATCTGACTGTGCGTAGAGTTGGATTGAAAGTGTTGGCAGGACACGGCGCAGCGATCGATACGACGACTGCTGCCGGTAAGCTGGTCTTTGGTATTTTTGCGGCACTGGCTGAATTTGAGCGCGAGCTGATTTCCGAACGTACAGTTGCAGGGTTGGCTTCGGCCCGAGCTCGAGGTCGTAGCGGGGGGCGGCCATTTAAGATGACAACAGCCAAACTACGTTTGGCAATGGCGGCGGTGGGAAAACCGGAAACTAAGATAAATGAGCTATGTAAAGAACTTGGCATTACCCGTCAGACGTTGTACCGGCATATATCTCCGGATGGCCAATTACGAACTGATGGAATAAAACTACTCAGTAAGATATAA